One genomic region from Microcystis panniformis FACHB-1757 encodes:
- a CDS encoding DUF4351 domain-containing protein, whose protein sequence is MTNNIDHDRLFKELISTFFVEFIELFFPQLMDYLDRESITFLDKEVFTDVTEGERYESDLVAQVKFRGKESFFLIHVEAQESSRKWFNRRMFTYFARFHEKFVLPIYPIVIFSYSKPKREAISQYVVDFPDFKVLEFNYQVVQLNRLNWRDFLNQPNPVASALMAKMNIAEKERAKVKAECLRLLITLRLDAARMQLISGFIDTYLNLNAVEERQFQEEISTFSEPVQEGVMQITTSWMRQGIELGIEQGIERGIEQGIEQGIERGIEQGIERGIEQGIEQGIEREKTLILRQLKRKLGEINSSLETKIMELSIDDVEVLGEALFDFSTVEDLINWLNTLTA, encoded by the coding sequence GGAGTTAATCTCCACCTTTTTTGTCGAATTTATTGAGTTATTTTTTCCTCAATTGATGGATTATTTAGATAGGGAATCGATTACTTTTTTAGACAAAGAAGTATTTACCGATGTCACGGAAGGAGAAAGGTATGAAAGCGATTTAGTAGCACAGGTTAAGTTTCGAGGAAAAGAATCTTTTTTTCTGATTCATGTAGAGGCGCAGGAAAGTTCTCGAAAGTGGTTTAACCGGCGAATGTTTACTTATTTTGCTCGCTTTCATGAGAAATTTGTCCTCCCGATTTATCCGATTGTAATTTTTTCTTATTCAAAGCCAAAAAGAGAAGCGATTAGTCAGTATGTGGTTGATTTTCCCGATTTTAAGGTATTAGAATTTAACTATCAAGTAGTGCAGTTAAATCGATTAAATTGGCGAGATTTTCTTAATCAACCGAATCCTGTTGCTTCAGCCTTGATGGCGAAGATGAACATTGCCGAGAAAGAGCGAGCCAAGGTAAAAGCGGAATGTCTGCGCTTGTTAATTACTTTAAGGTTAGATGCGGCGAGAATGCAATTAATTTCCGGATTTATTGATACATATCTCAATCTTAATGCGGTGGAAGAGAGACAATTTCAAGAAGAGATTAGCACATTTAGTGAACCTGTACAGGAGGGAGTTATGCAAATTACCACCAGTTGGATGCGTCAAGGTATTGAACTAGGTATTGAACAAGGTATCGAACGGGGTATCGAACAAGGTATTGAACAAGGTATCGAACGGGGTATCGAACAAGGTATTGAACGGGGTATCGAACAAGGTATCGAACAAGGTATTGAACGGGAAAAGACATTGATTCTTCGTCAACTTAAACGCAAGTTAGGGGAGATTAATTCTTCATTAGAAACTAAAATTATGGAGTTAAGTATTGATGATGTCGAAGTATTAGGAGAAGCTTTATTCGACTTCTCTACGGTTGAAGATTTAATCAATTGGTTAAATACTTTAACTGCTTAG
- a CDS encoding Rpn family recombination-promoting nuclease/putative transposase yields the protein MNPTTANYDEPWKEALSEYFEAFLYFFFPEVHQLIDWTQIPESLEKELKRITASAKTKKRFADKLYKVWLLRGEEVWILIHIEIQSQYEENFPQRMYIYNYRAFDLYQKPVISLAILGDERVNWRPDSYNYSIAGCEVSLKFPTVKLLDYEESWSELEASSNPFAIIVMAHLKTKATTGKLPEREQWKWRLIRGLYEKEFEREQIIKLFEIIDNMMTLSPKLQSSLESKIKQFEEERTMPLMSNMELRGRKIGEEIGELRGIERGKEIGALENARDFVKKVLENRLGDIPEDIGQCLNDASVISVLEEMLKAALIVNSFEECRKSFSIIINK from the coding sequence ATGAACCCAACAACCGCCAATTATGATGAACCCTGGAAAGAAGCATTAAGCGAATATTTTGAAGCGTTTTTATACTTCTTTTTTCCTGAAGTTCACCAATTGATTGATTGGACACAAATTCCCGAATCCCTAGAAAAAGAACTCAAACGGATTACCGCTTCAGCAAAGACAAAAAAACGTTTTGCTGACAAACTCTATAAAGTCTGGTTACTCAGGGGTGAAGAAGTCTGGATTTTGATTCATATTGAAATTCAAAGCCAATACGAAGAAAATTTCCCTCAGAGGATGTATATTTATAACTATCGTGCCTTTGATTTGTATCAGAAACCGGTTATCAGTCTCGCTATATTAGGAGATGAACGAGTAAATTGGCGACCAGATTCCTATAATTATAGTATCGCTGGTTGTGAAGTGAGTCTTAAATTCCCAACAGTCAAATTACTGGACTATGAGGAAAGCTGGTCAGAACTAGAAGCAAGTAGCAATCCCTTTGCTATAATAGTCATGGCACACCTGAAAACAAAAGCGACTACTGGGAAGCTGCCAGAACGGGAACAGTGGAAGTGGAGGTTAATCAGGGGATTATATGAAAAGGAGTTCGAGAGGGAACAGATAATTAAACTGTTTGAAATCATCGACAATATGATGACTTTATCCCCTAAATTGCAGTCAAGTTTAGAGAGTAAAATTAAACAATTTGAGGAGGAAAGAACCATGCCTTTAATGAGTAATATGGAGTTACGAGGAAGGAAAATTGGTGAGGAAATTGGGGAGTTACGAGGAATAGAACGCGGTAAGGAAATTGGAGCGTTAGAAAATGCTCGTGATTTTGTGAAAAAAGTTTTGGAAAACCGACTAGGCGATATCCCTGAAGATATTGGACAATGTCTCAATGATGCTTCAGTTATTTCGGTTTTAGAAGAGATGTTAAAAGCCGCACTTATAGTAAATTCTTTTGAGGAGTGTAGGAAGTCTTTTAGTATCATCATAAATAAGTAG